A region from the Sutcliffiella horikoshii genome encodes:
- a CDS encoding DUF6440 family protein translates to MMFNKKDKKDKNDDKRFDEKLVQTSQQGSLISIWIDRQTGVNYLYTWSAQGCALTPLLDENGKVIVTQIGEANFQNC, encoded by the coding sequence ATGATGTTCAATAAAAAAGATAAAAAAGATAAAAATGATGATAAACGTTTTGATGAAAAGTTGGTACAAACTTCTCAACAAGGTAGCCTAATATCTATATGGATTGATCGTCAAACTGGTGTTAATTATTTATACACATGGAGTGCGCAAGGGTGCGCACTCACCCCTTTATTAGACGAGAATGGGAAAGTAATAGTGACGCAGATAGGAGAAGCTAATTTTCAGAACTGTTAA
- a CDS encoding RNA polymerase alpha subunit C-terminal domain-containing protein, translating to MTSEKKLRVCEKGHKFYKSSDCQSCPTCDKENKPESGFLSKLSSPARNALVHEGIDTLQKLSKYTEKEILKIHGIGPASFPIMRTSLKEEGLSFKK from the coding sequence TTGACATCTGAAAAAAAATTAAGGGTTTGTGAAAAAGGTCATAAGTTTTACAAAAGCAGTGATTGTCAAAGTTGTCCTACCTGTGATAAAGAGAATAAACCTGAAAGTGGCTTCCTATCCAAACTAAGTTCACCTGCAAGAAATGCCTTAGTGCATGAAGGGATTGATACTTTACAAAAACTTTCAAAGTATACCGAAAAAGAAATTTTAAAAATCCATGGTATTGGACCTGCTTCCTTTCCAATTATGAGAACTTCATTAAAAGAAGAAGGATTATCATTTAAAAAATAA
- a CDS encoding spore germination protein → MKNIQKKLDDNIQYIQYLFNQTSDLVVRNLKFGNEKSENAAILYIDGIIDTKIIQDVVIKPILYFEETVEVKNNLINLVSEVIESVNVKTNSEFQDIVDAIVNGKTAILIEGHDIGIIVDTPMWNERSIEEAHGERIPVGPTIGLTEKLKSNINILRSIIKSPMLCVENTEMGLISKTKVSIIYMNGIVEKGVLEKVQSRLSNLSVKYILEARIIDEVIEGQKSIFNLNKTTERPDVLASALYEGKVGVIVDGTPFAIITPSLFIDAFQTPDDYYFKAGRFTTRIIRLMGFFLSVYLPAIYVTLEKFHQDEYSKKIVKSLFSDGELLPAFWEMLFLIILLKMLTDASFRIPKSAIILISLVATIVIGETAVTAKIIHPASLITIGITFLASFLIVYRGLADSMATLRFIFLLIAVFWGFSGLIVGTTILILYMTNLKSAGVPYLTPLIPFRYEELKDTLYRGDLKTLINSKHSYPEDN, encoded by the coding sequence GTGAAAAATATTCAAAAAAAACTTGATGATAATATACAATATATACAGTACTTATTTAATCAAACATCTGATTTAGTTGTGAGAAACTTAAAGTTTGGAAATGAAAAATCAGAGAATGCTGCCATTTTGTATATTGATGGCATTATTGATACAAAAATAATTCAGGACGTTGTAATTAAGCCAATCCTTTATTTTGAAGAAACAGTGGAAGTGAAAAACAATTTAATTAATTTAGTCAGTGAAGTTATTGAATCGGTTAATGTAAAAACAAATTCTGAATTTCAAGATATAGTAGATGCAATAGTTAACGGAAAAACTGCTATTCTAATTGAAGGCCATGACATTGGAATAATAGTCGATACTCCTATGTGGAATGAGCGAAGTATTGAAGAAGCCCACGGTGAACGTATACCTGTAGGACCTACGATTGGTTTAACAGAAAAACTCAAGTCAAATATAAATATTTTACGTTCCATTATTAAATCTCCAATGCTATGCGTAGAAAATACGGAAATGGGACTTATTTCCAAGACGAAAGTATCCATCATTTATATGAATGGGATTGTGGAAAAAGGTGTATTAGAGAAAGTTCAATCTCGTTTAAGTAATCTATCCGTAAAATACATTTTAGAAGCAAGAATTATAGACGAGGTAATTGAAGGGCAGAAAAGTATCTTTAATTTAAATAAAACAACAGAACGGCCAGATGTTCTTGCTTCCGCGTTGTATGAAGGAAAGGTGGGGGTTATTGTAGATGGTACTCCTTTTGCTATTATTACACCGTCACTATTTATCGACGCTTTTCAAACACCAGATGATTATTACTTTAAAGCAGGCCGATTTACAACCAGAATCATTCGATTAATGGGTTTTTTCTTATCAGTGTATCTACCTGCAATATATGTCACATTAGAAAAATTCCATCAAGATGAGTACTCCAAAAAAATAGTAAAATCCTTGTTCTCAGATGGTGAGTTATTACCAGCCTTTTGGGAAATGTTATTTTTAATTATATTATTAAAAATGCTTACAGACGCTTCTTTTAGAATTCCTAAAAGTGCCATCATTCTTATATCGTTAGTTGCTACAATTGTTATTGGTGAAACTGCTGTGACAGCAAAAATTATTCATCCTGCAAGTTTAATCACCATAGGAATTACATTTTTAGCAAGTTTTCTTATTGTTTACAGAGGATTAGCTGATTCAATGGCGACACTTCGTTTCATCTTTTTGCTAATTGCTGTTTTTTGGGGGTTTTCTGGTTTAATTGTGGGCACGACAATTCTGATATTGTATATGACAAACCTCAAGTCTGCAGGTGTTCCCTATCTTACTCCACTAATTCCCTTTAGATACGAAGAATTAAAAGATACGCTCTATAGAGGTGATTTAAAAACCTTAATTAATAGCAAGCACTCATACCCAGAGGATAACTAG